Proteins encoded together in one Roseibacterium elongatum DSM 19469 window:
- the rplR gene encoding 50S ribosomal protein L18 translates to MALSKRELFLKRRLRNRNKLRTLAGGRPRLSVHRSNKNISVQLIDDTNGVTLASASTLEKDLGVVGKNNAEAAAKIGATIAERAKAKGVEECFFDRGGFLYHGRIKALADAARDGGLKF, encoded by the coding sequence ATGGCACTCAGCAAACGAGAACTGTTCCTCAAGCGCCGTCTGCGCAACCGGAACAAGCTTCGCACCCTGGCGGGTGGGCGTCCGCGTCTGTCCGTCCATCGGTCGAACAAGAACATCAGCGTGCAGCTGATCGACGACACCAACGGCGTGACGCTGGCCTCTGCCTCGACGCTGGAAAAGGATCTCGGCGTCGTCGGCAAGAACAACGCCGAAGCCGCGGCCAAGATCGGCGCCACCATCGCCGAGCGGGCCAAGGCCAAGGGTGTCGAGGAATGCTTCTTCGACCGTGGCGGCTTCCTCTATCACGGGCGCATCAAGGCCTTGGCCGATGCCGCGCGTGACGGCGGGCTGAAGTTCTGA
- the rpsE gene encoding 30S ribosomal protein S5: MAERNERRGRRRDEREETPEFADRLVAINRVSKTVKGGKRFGFAALVVVGDQRGRVGFGKGKAKEVPEAIRKATEQAKRNLIRVPLKEGRTLHHDVKGHHGAGKVVMRTAPEGTGIIAGGPMRAVFEMLGIKDVVAKSTGTQNPYNMIRATLDGLRNESSPRMVAARRGKKVADILPKRDEAPAESSQVAEEA; encoded by the coding sequence ATGGCAGAACGTAACGAACGCCGGGGTCGCCGCCGCGACGAGCGCGAGGAAACCCCCGAATTCGCCGACCGTCTGGTCGCGATCAACCGCGTCTCCAAGACCGTGAAGGGGGGCAAGCGTTTCGGCTTCGCCGCGCTCGTCGTGGTCGGTGACCAGCGGGGTCGCGTCGGCTTTGGCAAGGGCAAGGCCAAGGAGGTCCCCGAGGCGATCCGCAAGGCGACCGAGCAGGCCAAGCGCAACCTGATCCGCGTGCCGCTGAAAGAGGGTCGCACCCTGCATCACGACGTCAAGGGCCATCACGGCGCCGGCAAGGTCGTCATGCGCACCGCGCCGGAAGGCACCGGGATCATCGCCGGTGGTCCGATGCGCGCCGTGTTCGAGATGCTGGGCATCAAGGACGTGGTCGCCAAATCGACCGGCACCCAGAACCCCTACAACATGATCCGCGCCACGCTGGACGGCCTCCGCAACGAAAGCTCGCCCCGCATGGTGGCCGCGCGTCGTGGCAAGAAAGTGGCTGACATCCTGCCCAAGCGTGACGAAGCGCCGGCCGAATCCAGCCAAGTCGCCGAGGAGGCCTGA
- the rpmD gene encoding 50S ribosomal protein L30, with product MAKTIVVKQIGSPIRRPEIQRKTLIGLGLNKMHKTRELEDTPSVRGMINKIPHLVEIVEERG from the coding sequence ATGGCAAAGACCATCGTCGTCAAGCAGATCGGCTCGCCGATCCGTCGCCCCGAGATCCAGCGCAAGACGCTGATCGGCCTGGGCCTGAACAAGATGCACAAGACCCGCGAGTTGGAGGATACCCCCTCGGTCCGCGGCATGATCAACAAGATCCCGCATCTGGTCGAGATCGTCGAAGAGCGCGGCTGA
- the rplO gene encoding 50S ribosomal protein L15 has protein sequence MKLHELRDNPGATKTKKRVGRGPGSGKGKTAGRGIKGQKSRSGVAIAGYEGGQMPLYQRLPKRGFNKPNRKEFAVVNLGLIEKFVEAGKLDAGAEITEDALVASGLVRRKLDGVRVLAKGEVTSKLTITVTGASKAAVAAVEKAGGSLTTTAAAAAE, from the coding sequence ATGAAATTGCATGAACTGCGCGACAATCCCGGCGCAACGAAAACCAAGAAACGCGTGGGCCGCGGCCCCGGCTCGGGCAAGGGCAAGACCGCCGGCCGTGGTATCAAGGGCCAGAAGTCGCGTTCGGGTGTGGCCATCGCCGGCTACGAGGGCGGCCAGATGCCGCTCTACCAGCGTCTTCCCAAGCGTGGCTTCAACAAGCCCAACCGCAAGGAATTCGCTGTTGTGAACCTCGGCCTGATCGAGAAATTCGTCGAGGCCGGCAAGCTGGATGCGGGGGCCGAGATCACCGAGGATGCGCTGGTGGCATCGGGCCTGGTGCGGCGCAAGCTGGACGGCGTGCGCGTGCTTGCCAAAGGCGAGGTGACCTCCAAGCTGACCATCACCGTGACCGGCGCCTCGAAGGCGGCAGTGGCCGCGGTTGAAAAGGCCGGCGGCTCGCTGACGACGACGGCAGCGGCTGCGGCGGAATAA